In one window of Rhinoderma darwinii isolate aRhiDar2 chromosome 7, aRhiDar2.hap1, whole genome shotgun sequence DNA:
- the FAM78B gene encoding protein FAM78B isoform X3 — protein sequence MGPTNKISRFSVSMNDNFYPSVTWAVPVSESNVPMLTRIKRDQSFTTWLVAMNANTKEKIILQTIKWRMRVDIEVDPIQILGKRARLVGRTQQEQPRILNRMEPIPPNALVKPNANDAQVLMWRPKRGQPVIVIPPK from the coding sequence ATGGGTCCCACAAATAAAATATCCAGGTTTTCCGTCAGCATGAATGACAACTTCTACCCCAGTGTGACGTGGGCAGTGCCTGTGAGTGAAAGCAATGTGCCCATGCTTACCAGGATTAAAAGAGACCAAAGCTTCACAACTTGGTTGGTTGCTATGAATGCAAACACTAAGGAGAAGATCATTCTGCAAACAATAAAATGGAGAATGAGGGTAGATATTGAGGTGGATCCCATTCAGATACTGGGTAAACGGGCCAGATTGGTGGGTAGGACTCAGCAGGAGCAACCAAGGATTTTAAACCGAATGGAGCCAATCCCACCCAATGCACTGGTAAAGCCTAATGCTAATGATGCACAGGTGCTAATGTGGAGGCCGAAAAGAGGACAACCGGTAATAGTTATTCCTCCTAAGTAG